The following are from one region of the Paracoccus sp. S3-43 genome:
- a CDS encoding carbohydrate ABC transporter permease, with protein MSTGSAKRARGRLLGNLGYHGFGILASFFFLAPFFWAGLSSLRSNAESQTPPLPPWPRTGISFDAYAALDGFGAGIWQHVLNSAVVSLGTVVLTVVVALLAGYGFSRYRFAFRNAFFVLIIATLMIPFQSILTPLFIILAKLGLNNSLVGLTLVYVTLQLPFSVFMMRNAFDAVPKEIEEAARIDGARDLKLLVRVLLPLVMPGVATVAIFAFLNAWNEFLAALILLSSNENYTLPVLMTAVRAGRLGAINWGAVQAGVMVMTIPCLFVFLALQRYYMRGLMAGAVK; from the coding sequence TCACGGCTTCGGGATCCTCGCGTCCTTCTTCTTTCTGGCGCCGTTCTTCTGGGCCGGCCTCTCCTCGCTGCGCTCCAATGCGGAATCGCAGACGCCGCCGCTGCCGCCCTGGCCGAGGACCGGGATCAGCTTCGACGCCTATGCCGCGCTCGACGGCTTCGGGGCCGGCATCTGGCAGCATGTCCTCAATTCGGCGGTGGTCTCGCTGGGGACGGTCGTGTTGACGGTGGTGGTCGCGCTGCTGGCCGGTTACGGCTTCTCGCGCTATCGGTTCGCGTTCCGGAACGCCTTCTTCGTGCTGATCATCGCCACGCTGATGATCCCGTTCCAGTCGATCCTGACGCCGCTCTTCATCATCCTCGCGAAGCTGGGGCTCAACAATTCGCTGGTCGGGCTGACGCTGGTCTATGTGACGCTGCAACTGCCCTTTTCGGTCTTCATGATGCGCAACGCTTTCGACGCGGTGCCGAAGGAGATCGAGGAAGCGGCGCGGATCGACGGTGCGCGCGACCTCAAGCTTCTGGTCAGGGTGCTGCTGCCGCTCGTCATGCCGGGGGTCGCGACGGTCGCGATCTTCGCCTTTCTCAACGCCTGGAACGAGTTCCTCGCCGCGCTCATCCTGCTCTCCAGCAACGAGAACTATACGCTGCCGGTGCTGATGACCGCAGTGCGCGCGGGACGGCTGGGCGCGATCAACTGGGGGGCCGTGCAGGCGGGGGTGATGGTCATGACCATCCCGTGCCTGTTCGTCTTCCTTGCCCTGCAACGCTACTACATG